A region of Elusimicrobiota bacterium DNA encodes the following proteins:
- a CDS encoding aspartate 1-decarboxylase, whose protein sequence is MALLGRPENPVRIFLRSKIHNATVTDANLDYVGSLTIDAALMEKADIAEHEKVLVVDNTNGARLETYVIKGPRGSGDICANGAASRLVKKGDQVIIMTFDVARRPPRARIVLVDRGNRFVKYLHEKPGAAAG, encoded by the coding sequence ATGGCTCTGCTCGGGCGACCGGAGAACCCTGTGAGAATTTTTCTGAGGTCCAAGATCCACAACGCCACCGTCACCGACGCTAATTTGGATTATGTGGGGTCGCTCACCATCGACGCCGCCTTGATGGAGAAAGCGGACATCGCTGAACACGAAAAAGTTCTGGTGGTGGACAACACCAACGGGGCGCGCCTGGAAACCTACGTCATCAAAGGTCCCCGGGGTTCCGGAGATATCTGCGCCAACGGCGCCGCGAGCCGCCTGGTGAAAAAGGGGGACCAGGTCATCATCATGACCTTTGACGTGGCCCGCCGCCCGCCCCGGGCCCGCATCGTGTTGGTGGACCGCGGGAACCGTTTCGTCAAATATCTGCACGAGAAGCCTGGCGCCGCGGCGGGATGA
- the hisD gene encoding histidinol dehydrogenase — protein sequence MKNKVEALLDDIRRRGDAAVGAALRRFDGVDRRPSEWRISALRLREALKALPLERRRVLDECALRVRRFHEAEKRHAPRSWRDRRDGITLGQEVRPVETAGLYVPGGRFAYPSTVLMTAIPARVAGVRRVVMCTPPKNLTQEVLAAAAMAGVDEIFSIGGVAAVGAMAYGTKTVPAVDLIVGPGGAWVTEAKRQVFGAVGIDMLAGPSEIVIVADRTAPPEAVAADLMAQAEHDPLARATVVSSEARVLAAARAAVLPSLRRQCRFVKASGKKDALERANGLAPEHLSLMVQNPESWLPLVRNAGAVFLGSSSPVAAGDYWAGPSHVLPTGRSARFSSGLSIQTFLKRTSVIGVSRRAMQNAAPVIAQFAEAEGLARHAASARVREKI from the coding sequence ATGAAAAACAAAGTCGAAGCTCTTTTGGATGACATTCGTCGCCGCGGGGATGCCGCCGTGGGGGCGGCTCTGCGCCGTTTCGACGGCGTGGACCGGCGGCCGTCGGAATGGCGAATTTCCGCCCTTCGCCTGCGGGAGGCGTTGAAAGCCCTTCCCTTGGAACGGCGCCGGGTGCTGGACGAGTGCGCCCTCCGCGTCCGACGATTTCACGAGGCCGAAAAGCGCCACGCGCCGCGGTCCTGGCGGGACCGGCGGGACGGGATCACGCTGGGGCAGGAGGTGCGACCCGTGGAAACCGCCGGGCTCTACGTGCCGGGAGGCCGGTTCGCTTATCCGTCCACCGTCCTCATGACGGCCATCCCGGCCCGGGTCGCCGGAGTACGGCGGGTGGTGATGTGCACCCCGCCTAAAAATCTGACGCAAGAAGTTTTGGCCGCGGCGGCCATGGCCGGGGTGGACGAAATTTTTTCAATCGGCGGCGTGGCCGCCGTGGGCGCCATGGCCTACGGAACGAAAACCGTTCCCGCCGTGGACCTGATCGTGGGCCCGGGAGGGGCCTGGGTGACCGAGGCCAAACGGCAGGTTTTCGGCGCTGTCGGGATCGATATGTTGGCGGGGCCCAGCGAAATTGTGATCGTGGCCGACCGCACGGCGCCGCCGGAAGCGGTCGCCGCCGACCTCATGGCCCAGGCGGAGCACGATCCCTTGGCCCGGGCCACGGTGGTTTCCAGCGAAGCCCGGGTTTTGGCCGCCGCGCGGGCGGCGGTTCTCCCGTCCCTTCGGCGCCAGTGCCGGTTCGTGAAAGCCTCGGGAAAGAAAGACGCCTTGGAGCGCGCCAACGGGTTGGCGCCCGAACACTTATCTTTGATGGTCCAGAATCCCGAGAGCTGGCTCCCGCTGGTTCGGAACGCGGGGGCGGTCTTCCTGGGATCTTCGTCTCCTGTGGCGGCGGGGGATTATTGGGCGGGGCCGTCCCATGTCCTGCCCACAGGACGGTCCGCGCGGTTCTCGTCCGGCCTGTCGATACAAACCTTTTTGAAACGAACGAGCGTGATTGGAGTGTCGCGGCGCGCCATGCAAAACGCGGCGCCCGTCATCGCCCAGTTCGCCGAGGCGGAGGGGCTGGCGCGTCACGCCGCCTCGGCCCGGGTTCGGGAGAAAATATGA
- a CDS encoding response regulator has product MNEDPQKKGCVVLVVEDDEAISEFLSLTLEQEGYEVCVAPDGIKGLEIILSRKPVAVLLDLMLPGVDGLTILRRLAETAETAAIPVMVVSSYADAGDTRKALDASPNVKKIFVKPILTENLLKSVKLLIAGR; this is encoded by the coding sequence ATGAACGAAGATCCGCAGAAGAAAGGGTGCGTGGTTCTGGTCGTCGAAGACGACGAAGCTATTTCGGAGTTTTTGAGTCTCACCCTCGAACAAGAGGGATACGAGGTATGCGTGGCCCCGGACGGAATCAAAGGGTTGGAAATAATCCTTTCGCGCAAACCCGTGGCGGTCCTTTTGGATCTTATGCTTCCAGGCGTCGATGGGTTGACCATCCTTAGACGTTTGGCGGAAACCGCCGAAACGGCCGCCATTCCGGTCATGGTGGTGAGTTCCTACGCCGACGCGGGCGACACCCGAAAGGCCTTGGATGCTTCCCCCAATGTTAAGAAAATATTCGTCAAGCCCATCCTTACGGAAAACTTGTTGAAAAGCGTGAAGCTTTTAATCGCGGGGAGATGA
- a CDS encoding class I SAM-dependent methyltransferase, with the protein MLLFRRMVAVGLAGATFITNVAAAHAVEKSLWEERRSARDGAPRYAGLLPPAPGAFAGPGSTLFDGGSSPSQPPSNFKHLALPFDLASAVLPYGAIGEVREGRREAPVVFLVQDVHGNDGAQKNIGGLLGELSNRGVTLAGVEGAWGPLRLDPFRRHPSPPTVARVAESFRQSGRLSGSEWAGLTAPRPPRLVGVETRALYQANVAAARECVARRPAAASFLRTLAENLRTQKQRLYSPPLKAFDLHREAFEDGREGFSPYARFLSRLSGAPALAGPQVKKFLTVLDWEARLDLKRVEADRRRLMERLSSHLGTADLNGLLRQAAAYRAGKMTNGDFFASFQTLCEKSHLSLASDRAFFDYVSFLGLAQTIRRGDLLKEFSAWETVLGDRLASNPDEKKLLAMDRDAALLRRLLENEMSPEHWAAYENKKELILALPARLSEFSEGSEPPGGLAAFCRSHEQFCRLAMERNNALAANFMAQVRSAKASAAVLVTGGFHTAGLQAELRRNGCSTVVITPRTDPLEGHPLDVFARDPVPFDQFFAGKPISLSPELLLGSPRKTVLELALAGEGMTLNGLAAAVEGWVSRLGIRVAERRLLAPGVVEFRFLCGGKDISLVVGSRGDGNKYPTAGERLWEPILLSNGHVLSFYGRRPSTAEPFLARSARFIGSRLKSVLAFLIERSPHSLTGDRSPIGFSFQHGVSLLFAPFLRLSRLWVVPGGDSVSLPSVELVNEEGTFCYAIEAGNQVVGNTFFIETPRFVFLSSVNVSNRKRGYGSAAVLNVAKRAARLTDADRNADGRPVPLVVSRISNPWTFRLLRDRVFQPGTMEIIDSEGEYGYGSDSVWENPFHESDPEFLRLTGKENRNPDSGDYETYFTARGVLRPEFYSDQRTPEKEPAKDLWRGVPSISFWRIRGNHYFIDDENGRPVGKITFLRDGDALRLNYFSTNPDKRKRGFGLAAVLALAREAAALFPDRQENERPFVVMDVVHPRTYRILRDHIFEPGSMEALLVLPNQPSPAFLSGLNWGGALAEKDPRFAERVGPTGTSEDSPLANFHLRGRLRREFYESAGPAKRSHSALLAGFGFPVDPFLGAVLLASWMGAGLFRDSLLHWLAEKNVPLRVRNGMEILVPDLSFVRAFFLQAARRVQVFAGKWGASVKTDLLGRIRWIVPENGLHPSLGRFFGWRWRMPLVTHIVPPGESGTPLVSEPRGSFQRGHPFPAALERHLTEWLLRNGFAASQGKWDFRSVFGRVQAEGVFLFSGTPMKMRAVEIRAGDISAEMEEFVRVDRWEGDGVGFDLFAARSGPSSPAETAKSLWSRVYTGAQTHSLSDRHREAWDFFRSFLTGVAETKGACVLNLGAGLGRLSLKTKEWGLDVRMVGMDLADFTYAPFKPASPWFRGRGERIPLADGRLDAVVDSFTLAYTDWRRVLEEIHRVLKPGGRAALLIHGADSDIVRSTAFLGENLEAIFLSSPFFDDMRDAIESGEPFADLEARASSLLEKIFSQATHGWVTDLIGQCLPLTIYDLAAWRRGEITRAQVLMGLVAREQRLLSRVGLGRHLLAGALSLPGTEAEWRTAFTRAGFSVQHLRRMISSGADLGWAVELQSNGNRSTLQEPGEDGFRSSTTDPSKRDQTISEPSYSPSSGFFPSLRSLAELRRRVRYETRPKGSGLSISMFELDGRFVGRAEVKGKRGEIILKITGLPPAGEGYALALMAEAGRLGLFHGGEGTLAVRGGEPEEVEAAAVLLDPASRGSKRRKPERSKGTKSPFLHSAIERSNQRGDIQGSLSVEARRLLWPELAITKEEPDARSVPPLPSVSFHEDSGIVFVVNDGKNVGEIDFFDGGEAILLNDITIRDNKKKRGFGSAALFALAREAALILTPRKNSDGTPVPLEVQDIDNPWTFHFLCDRIFEPGTLEVMVLPPQMPRHRRRTLLDWKGSVQATDVEFDRITGFENQSNRGSYKKAFCARGQLRKEIIAGGLRGERMNLHSQSEDGGDPGFEAPVSGVLSVPGVTVRQRPVIDSLGSEDRWAVLQALLALAPEPAEMKGLEALVNPARLSLEGSLVENLRQGLGVTGNPLPDLSEARIDGLIRQEVASFFWVDFFCSHPLGAEALAARVVEAAQNGDPAAAGAALAAWDDTRPLSGPVPRRVAETLALLLKTAPDQAQSQAGAFAEAYNRVRVSLLQWRLSVSRLGGAGVVLDITPLFESGSSDPQKAQTWFCFSAALAASHREPANPLALVVRNGRVSRAQATELLAKGVPSSDREGLSRAHLLLASEPEAKKVLAGGRLSLKDLRQSPVWQRPLRVVGFAAENLRESPEELAQWPVELIPLPALLGADLERILRRLEFVRICA; encoded by the coding sequence ATGCTTCTTTTTCGACGAATGGTGGCCGTCGGTCTGGCCGGCGCCACCTTCATCACGAACGTGGCGGCCGCCCACGCCGTCGAAAAGAGCCTCTGGGAGGAGCGGCGTTCCGCGCGCGATGGGGCGCCGCGATACGCGGGGCTCCTTCCTCCCGCCCCGGGCGCATTCGCCGGGCCGGGATCCACGCTTTTCGACGGGGGATCATCACCCTCCCAGCCCCCGTCGAATTTTAAGCACCTCGCCTTGCCGTTCGACTTGGCGTCGGCGGTTCTGCCCTACGGGGCTATTGGCGAAGTCCGGGAAGGGCGCCGGGAGGCGCCCGTGGTGTTCCTGGTTCAAGATGTTCATGGCAACGACGGAGCCCAAAAAAACATCGGCGGGCTGTTGGGCGAACTTTCCAACCGGGGGGTGACCCTCGCCGGAGTGGAAGGCGCGTGGGGGCCTCTTCGGCTGGACCCTTTCCGACGCCACCCCTCGCCCCCCACCGTCGCCCGGGTGGCCGAATCGTTTCGTCAATCCGGTCGGCTGAGCGGATCCGAATGGGCCGGACTGACCGCGCCCCGCCCTCCCCGCCTGGTGGGGGTTGAAACCCGCGCTCTCTATCAAGCCAATGTGGCCGCCGCGCGGGAGTGTGTCGCGCGCCGACCGGCCGCGGCCTCCTTTCTTCGAACCCTCGCCGAAAACCTCCGAACCCAAAAACAGCGGCTGTATTCCCCGCCATTGAAGGCCTTCGATCTTCATCGAGAGGCCTTTGAGGATGGTCGTGAAGGTTTTAGCCCCTATGCCCGATTTCTTTCGCGTCTCTCGGGGGCTCCCGCCCTGGCCGGGCCCCAAGTCAAAAAATTTCTCACGGTTCTTGATTGGGAAGCCCGGCTGGATTTGAAACGGGTGGAAGCCGATCGCCGGCGGCTCATGGAACGTTTGTCCAGCCATCTGGGCACGGCGGACCTGAACGGCCTTCTCCGCCAAGCCGCGGCTTACCGAGCCGGGAAAATGACAAATGGGGACTTTTTCGCTTCTTTTCAAACCCTCTGTGAGAAAAGCCATCTTTCCCTGGCTTCCGATCGCGCTTTCTTCGATTACGTCTCCTTCCTGGGCCTGGCCCAAACCATCCGCCGGGGAGACCTTTTAAAGGAGTTCTCGGCATGGGAAACGGTTCTGGGCGATCGCCTCGCTTCGAACCCGGATGAAAAAAAACTCTTGGCCATGGACCGGGACGCCGCGCTCCTTCGCCGTTTGTTGGAAAATGAAATGTCCCCCGAGCATTGGGCGGCGTATGAAAATAAGAAGGAACTGATTCTGGCGCTTCCCGCTCGCCTGAGCGAATTTTCCGAAGGGTCGGAACCCCCAGGCGGCCTGGCCGCCTTTTGCCGTTCCCACGAACAATTTTGTCGTTTGGCCATGGAGAGGAACAACGCTTTGGCCGCTAATTTCATGGCGCAGGTGAGATCCGCCAAGGCTTCCGCCGCCGTTCTCGTCACGGGGGGGTTCCATACCGCGGGTCTGCAAGCCGAACTCCGGCGGAACGGATGCTCCACCGTGGTGATCACTCCCCGCACGGATCCCCTGGAGGGCCATCCCTTGGATGTTTTTGCCCGGGACCCGGTGCCTTTCGATCAATTCTTCGCGGGGAAACCCATCAGTCTTTCGCCCGAATTGTTGCTGGGGTCCCCACGGAAAACGGTGTTGGAACTGGCTCTCGCCGGGGAAGGGATGACCCTGAACGGCTTGGCGGCCGCGGTGGAAGGCTGGGTCTCCCGTTTGGGCATTCGCGTGGCGGAACGGCGCCTTTTGGCGCCGGGAGTCGTGGAATTCAGGTTCCTCTGCGGCGGTAAGGACATTTCGTTGGTCGTGGGGTCTCGCGGGGATGGGAATAAATATCCGACGGCGGGGGAACGGTTGTGGGAACCCATTCTTCTTTCGAACGGGCACGTCCTCTCCTTCTATGGCCGACGTCCTTCCACGGCGGAGCCCTTCCTCGCGCGTTCCGCCCGTTTTATCGGATCCCGTTTAAAAAGTGTTTTGGCGTTTCTCATTGAAAGAAGTCCTCATTCCTTGACCGGGGACCGCTCCCCCATCGGTTTTTCGTTTCAACACGGGGTGTCCCTTCTTTTCGCGCCTTTTCTCAGGTTGTCACGTTTATGGGTGGTCCCGGGAGGGGACTCTGTATCGCTTCCATCGGTTGAGCTGGTGAACGAGGAGGGGACCTTTTGTTACGCCATCGAGGCCGGAAACCAGGTCGTGGGGAACACTTTTTTCATTGAAACCCCACGCTTTGTATTTCTGAGTTCCGTGAACGTTTCGAACCGGAAAAGGGGATATGGGTCCGCCGCGGTGTTGAACGTGGCGAAAAGGGCCGCCCGGCTGACGGATGCGGACCGGAACGCGGACGGACGCCCCGTCCCTCTCGTGGTTTCCCGAATTTCCAATCCATGGACTTTTCGTCTGCTGAGGGATCGGGTTTTCCAACCGGGGACCATGGAGATAATCGATTCGGAGGGCGAATACGGATATGGGTCGGACAGCGTTTGGGAAAATCCTTTTCATGAATCCGACCCGGAATTCCTTCGGTTGACTGGAAAGGAAAACAGAAATCCTGATTCCGGGGATTACGAGACCTATTTCACCGCCCGAGGCGTCCTCCGCCCCGAATTCTATTCGGATCAGCGAACTCCGGAAAAGGAGCCGGCGAAGGATCTATGGCGCGGGGTGCCCTCCATTTCTTTTTGGAGGATTCGGGGAAACCATTATTTTATCGATGATGAAAATGGGAGGCCTGTTGGAAAAATCACGTTTCTAAGGGACGGCGACGCTCTGCGGTTAAACTATTTTTCCACGAACCCCGACAAGAGAAAGCGGGGGTTCGGGCTCGCCGCCGTCCTGGCGTTGGCGAGGGAAGCGGCGGCCCTTTTTCCTGATCGGCAAGAGAACGAAAGGCCCTTTGTTGTCATGGACGTCGTTCATCCGCGGACCTACCGGATTTTGCGGGACCATATTTTTGAGCCCGGTTCCATGGAGGCGCTGCTGGTCCTGCCGAATCAGCCCTCCCCGGCGTTCCTTTCCGGGCTGAACTGGGGGGGGGCCCTCGCCGAAAAGGACCCACGGTTCGCTGAGAGGGTCGGTCCCACGGGAACTTCGGAGGACTCGCCCTTGGCGAATTTTCACCTGCGAGGGAGACTTCGGCGGGAATTTTACGAATCGGCCGGCCCGGCGAAACGGTCCCATTCCGCGTTGCTCGCGGGGTTTGGTTTTCCGGTGGATCCGTTTCTCGGGGCGGTTCTCTTGGCTTCTTGGATGGGGGCGGGGCTGTTTCGCGATTCTCTCTTGCACTGGCTGGCCGAAAAGAACGTCCCTCTTCGGGTTCGAAATGGAATGGAAATCCTCGTGCCCGATCTCTCTTTTGTCCGGGCTTTTTTTCTCCAAGCCGCCCGGCGGGTGCAAGTCTTTGCGGGGAAATGGGGTGCCTCCGTGAAGACCGATCTCTTGGGGAGGATCCGCTGGATCGTCCCGGAAAACGGGCTCCATCCCTCGCTTGGCCGGTTTTTCGGGTGGCGATGGCGGATGCCTCTTGTAACCCACATCGTTCCCCCCGGGGAGAGCGGGACCCCCCTCGTTTCGGAGCCCCGCGGGTCTTTCCAACGCGGTCATCCATTTCCAGCGGCCTTGGAAAGACATCTCACGGAATGGCTTCTGCGGAACGGTTTCGCGGCCTCCCAGGGGAAATGGGATTTCCGGTCGGTGTTCGGTCGCGTTCAAGCGGAAGGCGTATTCCTTTTTAGCGGGACGCCGATGAAAATGAGAGCGGTGGAAATACGCGCCGGGGATATTTCGGCCGAAATGGAAGAGTTCGTTCGCGTCGATCGATGGGAGGGCGACGGGGTTGGTTTCGACCTTTTTGCGGCGCGCTCCGGACCATCTTCTCCGGCGGAGACCGCGAAAAGCCTATGGTCCCGCGTCTACACGGGGGCTCAAACGCACAGTCTTTCCGACCGGCATAGAGAGGCCTGGGATTTTTTTAGGTCATTTTTGACCGGCGTGGCCGAAACGAAAGGCGCGTGTGTCCTCAATTTGGGGGCCGGGTTGGGAAGGCTGTCCCTCAAGACGAAGGAATGGGGTCTCGATGTCCGGATGGTGGGAATGGATTTGGCCGATTTCACCTATGCGCCCTTTAAACCCGCGTCCCCCTGGTTTCGAGGGCGGGGCGAACGCATCCCTCTGGCGGATGGCCGCCTCGATGCCGTCGTCGATTCTTTCACCTTGGCCTATACGGATTGGCGCCGCGTGTTGGAGGAAATCCATCGGGTTCTGAAACCAGGGGGTCGGGCGGCGCTTCTCATTCATGGGGCCGATTCGGACATCGTTCGCTCCACCGCTTTCTTGGGGGAAAATTTGGAGGCCATCTTTCTCTCGTCGCCATTCTTTGATGACATGAGGGACGCCATCGAGTCGGGCGAACCTTTCGCCGACCTAGAGGCGCGGGCATCCTCGTTGCTTGAAAAAATATTTTCCCAGGCGACGCATGGGTGGGTGACGGATTTGATCGGGCAATGCCTTCCCCTCACGATTTATGACCTCGCCGCGTGGCGGCGGGGTGAAATAACCCGGGCCCAGGTGTTGATGGGTTTGGTGGCCCGGGAGCAACGACTTCTCTCTCGTGTGGGGCTCGGTCGTCACTTGTTAGCGGGCGCTCTGAGCTTGCCCGGAACGGAAGCGGAATGGCGAACAGCTTTCACGCGCGCCGGGTTCTCGGTCCAACACTTGCGCCGAATGATCTCGTCCGGCGCGGACCTCGGGTGGGCGGTGGAACTTCAGTCGAACGGAAATCGGTCGACTCTTCAGGAGCCGGGAGAAGATGGGTTCCGAAGTTCAACCACGGATCCCTCCAAACGGGATCAGACTATTTCGGAACCTTCATATTCTCCATCGAGTGGCTTCTTCCCGAGCCTGAGGTCTTTGGCCGAGCTTCGGCGAAGGGTGCGTTATGAAACCAGGCCCAAGGGGTCTGGATTAAGCATTTCCATGTTCGAATTAGACGGGCGCTTTGTCGGACGGGCCGAAGTGAAAGGGAAACGGGGGGAAATCATTTTGAAAATCACCGGTCTCCCTCCCGCCGGGGAGGGCTATGCCCTGGCCCTGATGGCCGAAGCGGGGCGCCTCGGTCTTTTTCATGGAGGGGAAGGAACTCTCGCGGTTCGGGGCGGAGAACCCGAGGAGGTGGAGGCGGCGGCGGTGCTTTTGGATCCCGCGTCGCGGGGGTCAAAGCGGAGAAAACCGGAACGCTCAAAAGGGACAAAATCTCCGTTTCTTCATTCCGCGATCGAGAGATCCAATCAGCGGGGCGATATTCAGGGTTCTCTTTCCGTAGAGGCGCGCCGACTCCTCTGGCCGGAATTGGCAATAACAAAAGAAGAACCCGATGCCCGGTCGGTCCCACCCCTTCCATCGGTGTCGTTCCACGAAGATTCAGGGATCGTTTTTGTTGTGAACGACGGCAAAAACGTGGGGGAGATCGATTTTTTTGACGGAGGAGAAGCGATCCTTTTAAATGACATCACCATCCGTGACAACAAGAAAAAGAGGGGGTTTGGCTCTGCCGCCCTTTTTGCTTTGGCAAGGGAAGCCGCGCTCATTCTAACCCCCCGAAAAAACTCCGACGGGACCCCCGTTCCCCTCGAAGTCCAAGACATTGACAATCCCTGGACATTTCACTTTTTGTGCGATCGCATTTTTGAGCCGGGGACGTTGGAGGTGATGGTTCTGCCGCCCCAAATGCCTCGACATCGGCGAAGGACTCTTTTGGATTGGAAAGGGAGCGTTCAGGCGACCGACGTTGAGTTTGACAGAATCACTGGTTTTGAGAACCAGTCGAACCGTGGCTCTTATAAAAAAGCGTTCTGCGCGAGAGGTCAACTGCGGAAAGAAATCATCGCGGGGGGGCTCCGCGGAGAGCGAATGAACCTTCATTCCCAGTCTGAGGATGGTGGCGACCCAGGTTTCGAGGCCCCTGTGTCGGGGGTCCTTTCTGTTCCCGGGGTAACGGTCCGCCAACGGCCGGTCATCGATTCTCTCGGTTCGGAGGACCGGTGGGCGGTCCTGCAGGCATTGTTGGCGCTCGCGCCGGAGCCGGCTGAAATGAAGGGGCTGGAGGCGCTGGTGAATCCCGCTCGCTTGTCCCTCGAGGGGTCGTTGGTCGAAAACCTCCGTCAGGGGTTGGGGGTGACGGGGAACCCGCTTCCCGACCTTTCAGAGGCACGGATCGACGGGTTGATCCGACAAGAGGTTGCCTCTTTCTTCTGGGTGGATTTCTTCTGCTCCCATCCTCTGGGGGCGGAAGCTTTGGCGGCGCGGGTGGTCGAGGCGGCCCAAAACGGAGACCCCGCGGCGGCCGGCGCGGCCTTGGCCGCCTGGGACGACACGCGCCCCCTGTCGGGGCCCGTGCCCCGCCGGGTGGCGGAAACCCTCGCGCTCTTGTTGAAAACGGCCCCGGATCAAGCCCAGAGCCAGGCTGGCGCGTTTGCCGAGGCCTACAACCGTGTACGGGTCTCCCTTCTGCAATGGCGGCTTTCCGTTTCCCGTTTAGGGGGGGCCGGTGTTGTTTTGGATATCACGCCGTTGTTTGAATCCGGTTCGTCCGATCCGCAGAAGGCGCAAACGTGGTTCTGCTTTTCGGCGGCCCTGGCGGCGTCGCACCGGGAGCCCGCCAACCCGCTCGCTTTGGTCGTTCGGAACGGACGGGTTTCCCGAGCCCAGGCGACGGAGCTCCTGGCAAAAGGCGTTCCGTCCTCGGATCGAGAGGGGCTGAGTCGAGCCCATCTTCTGCTGGCGTCCGAGCCGGAAGCGAAAAAGGTATTGGCGGGGGGCCGGCTTTCTTTGAAAGATTTAAGACAATCTCCTGTGTGGCAAAGGCCTCTCCGGGTGGTGGGGTTCGCGGCGGAAAATCTTCGCGAATCCCCGGAGGAACTCGCCCAATGGCCTGTGGAGTTGATTCCCTTGCCCGCCCTCTTGGGGGCGGACCTGGAAAGGATTCTCCGCCGCCTGGAATTTGTTCGTATTTGCGCCTGA
- a CDS encoding DUF1805 domain-containing protein, which yields MKTREIIVGDKKALGVEIDLPGAPLILARGGQGFVMCGFLDLHTAEKVNAAAAVVRGVQSVDDLLAKPVVGVTAAALALGVKPGMTGYDALEILA from the coding sequence ATGAAAACGCGTGAAATCATCGTTGGAGATAAAAAGGCGCTCGGAGTGGAGATCGATTTGCCCGGAGCGCCGCTTATTTTGGCCCGGGGCGGCCAGGGGTTCGTGATGTGCGGATTTTTGGACCTGCACACGGCCGAAAAGGTCAACGCCGCGGCCGCCGTCGTGCGCGGAGTCCAATCGGTGGACGATCTCCTGGCGAAACCCGTGGTCGGCGTGACGGCCGCCGCCCTGGCTCTCGGCGTCAAACCCGGCATGACCGGGTATGACGCCCTCGAGATTTTGGCCTGA
- a CDS encoding ABC transporter ATP-binding protein, producing MIKTEGLMKKFQDVLAVDRLDLEIPPGEIFGFLGPNGAGKTTTVKLLTGLLRPTAGRAWVGGFDVQAEPRRAKKIMGLVPDQPYVYPHLTGNEFLRFIGDLYEVDLSHQKKKIPEFLEMFEMGGMGSELVETYSHGMRQKLVLAGVLLHEPKVLFLDEPMVGLDPKSARLVKDVFQRLSESGVAIFMCTHVLEIAERLCHRVGIVQQGRLTRVGTIADLRAQAAHSGTLEDIFLTLTGGDQYRDLLKFLA from the coding sequence ATGATCAAAACCGAAGGGTTGATGAAAAAATTTCAGGACGTTTTAGCGGTGGACCGGCTGGATTTGGAAATCCCGCCGGGGGAAATTTTCGGTTTCCTGGGCCCTAACGGAGCGGGGAAAACGACGACGGTGAAACTCCTCACGGGGCTCCTGCGGCCCACCGCGGGGCGCGCCTGGGTGGGCGGCTTCGACGTCCAGGCCGAACCCCGCCGCGCCAAGAAGATCATGGGCCTGGTTCCCGACCAGCCCTATGTGTATCCCCACCTGACCGGCAACGAGTTTTTGCGTTTCATCGGAGACCTCTACGAGGTGGACCTTTCCCACCAGAAAAAGAAAATCCCGGAATTCCTGGAAATGTTTGAGATGGGCGGGATGGGGTCGGAGTTGGTGGAAACCTATTCCCATGGGATGCGGCAGAAGCTCGTCCTGGCGGGCGTCCTGCTTCACGAACCCAAGGTCTTGTTTTTAGACGAGCCCATGGTGGGGTTGGACCCGAAGAGCGCCCGGCTCGTGAAAGACGTTTTTCAGCGGTTGTCGGAGAGCGGCGTTGCCATCTTCATGTGCACCCACGTCCTGGAGATCGCCGAACGGCTTTGCCACCGGGTGGGCATCGTTCAGCAGGGACGGCTGACCCGGGTGGGAACTATCGCCGATCTTCGGGCCCAGGCCGCCCACTCCGGGACCCTGGAGGACATTTTCCTCACTCTCACCGGCGGGGACCAGTATCGGGACTTATTGAAGTTCCTCGCCTGA